The DNA region ACGCAGGTGATATGGTAGAAGCTGGCTTACGCCGTGAATTTGATAAGTATAACGATATTGCGAGAGCGTTCCACCCGAAGATAAAAGTTTATGGCGTACCGGGTAACCATGACGTAACCCGCGGGATGGGCGCTATATACTTCCGTGAACGCGTAGGGAGTACAAGGCATGCGGTATTATACCCGCCCTTACCGGGTAAGCCAAGATTTTTATTCCTGGCGGTAAACAATTCGTTGAGTAACCACGGCAGCGGGCACTTTACCCGTGATGAACTACGGTGGGTGGAAGCGCAGTTACTTGATGCGGACTCAAAGTATCCCGGGATAAATATTATTGCTGCGTTCCACCATCCTACCAGAGAGTCCGGCGAGAACGCTGCGGGTGAAGGTGTTAATGTAGACAACAGCCAGGTATTCCTTGAACTCATGAAGAAGTATAATATCCGCGCATTAATCGCAGGGCATTCACACAACAATTCTAAGTACGCAGGGAATGACGGCATCCCTACATTCTCGACAACCGGTGTATACAAAAAACCTAATGGCGGCGGGTTCGTTATCGCTAATGTGTACGACAACAGAATTGATTTTATTAATAAATCACCGGGGGTACCCCCGAATGATAAACCGTTTATCACAGTCTCCTTAACCACCCCGAGGTATCCTAAACACGTATTCATAGCACCTAAGAATGACGATATGCTTAACTCCGGGTGTCATATCCGCACAGAATTCACGCCGTATCATAACGTTACCGTTACGAAAGCGGAGTATCAGGTAGACGATGGCGGGTTCATCCGTAAGAGTACGTACTCACTTGATAGTACAGACTTTTGGTTACCTATGGAGTTCAAAACTGAGGGTAATACCACAACTGCGGATACAACCTTTGACGTTACAGAACTACTAAAATCATTTGACGCTAAGAACCTGCGTGATAAATCTGACCCATGGTACTGGGTTAACGGTATCCACCGTGTAAAAGTAAGGTATACCACGAGTGATAACAAAAAATGGTACTACACAACCTGGCCGTATTTTAAGGTACGGCAGGACTGGCCGTCCTCCGCGTGGAGAGTGGATGTAGGTAATGATGTACAAGCTGACCTTGGGTATGATCCTGATGGTGAGAGAGTCTACGTTAACCCGCATGGCAAACTTTTCCTGGCGCTTGACGCTTTAACGGGTAAAACTTTGTGGCAGTTTGATAAATCAAAATACGGGGGGACGGTATGGGAAGAAAGTTCGGGTACTGTATTTGATGACTCAACCGTATACTTTGGCTCGTATAACGGTACAGTCTTTGCGTTAAACAAAACGGATGGCGTATTAAAATGGTACTTCACAGTCCCCACGGATGCAGCGAATGAACCCGATGCTGGGTATCCTGTATCCCCGGTTTCAGTATTCGGCACACCGGTTTTTGATGACTATAACCTATACTTCGGTGCGGTAGACGGTTATCTTTACGCTGTGGACAAACAAAAAGGGCAGTTACGGTGGAGGTACCAGGCTGCGAGAGAGAAAAGCGGTAGCGGAGGTGAGTTCAGCCATAAAGAAATTATTACGAAGCCATTACTCATGAACAATAAGTTGTACTTCACAAACTACGCGGGGTACATACACTGTGTCAACGCAAAAGATGGTACTCCAGGCTGGCCACCCACGGGTGCAGTGCAGGTAGTTGATACTTTTTATAACGCACCGAGCCGCGGGGCTGTAGTAGGTAATCCTGTAGAGAACGTAGTTTACTGCACAGGCTATGCGAAAGGCGTGTACTGCTATAACGCCTCAACCGGCGAACTTATCTGGACCTCCGGTAGTTACTGGGGTTCACTCGGCGGGGATATTGAGCATACCAAAGCATACGCAAAAACTGCGGGGAATACTTTATGCGCGTACACTATCTCAGGTGAACAATGGTTTTTGCAGTTAGGTATAAAAGATACGGGGTCAGACCTTTTGAGGAACGAACCTCTGGGAATTAACGGTATAGTTTATACGGGTACTATGTGTACGGGGTCGGTAATAGCGGTAAAAGATAACCAATCCTCAGGTAAACTTTTATGGCAGCACAGGTCCGGTATCGGCGGGGTAACCTCCACCCCTGCAGTCAATAATAATGAAAAAGTTTTTGTTGGTACGCTTGACGGGCATATAACCGCGCTTACCGGGTTACTATATCAATAATCTTTTGTGCAACACGTTTTGCGGTATCCAGGAGTTCACGCTGGGAATTAGCTTTTGTCATGTCTGAGAGTATAACCTCGCCGGTTAACGGTATAACTACCATGGTATTAATATAATAAAAATTCTCAACCCGTGAAACACTGCCAACTACGCAGTAATCAACATCAAAAACTTTACCTAACTGAATCCCGCATTCCAGTGATTCGCATTTCATTAAGCCAGCACGTTTTTCACCAAGGACTTTCAACATCCTCGTACGGGGAGTTACCTTCAACCTATCATTTTGTTCCACAGTTTCACGCAGTGACCTCCCGACATCACTTGAGAGAACACTTGTGACGTTACGGTTGAACAGGTCGGATAACGCGATATTAACTTTTCTGGGTTCCCGCACAATAACGATTTGTTCACGCCCCTCATTCCCCGCGATATCACGTGCAGTGATTTCCACAGTATTCTCACCTTCATTCAACGGAATATCTTCTGAGATAATATAATCCCGACCGGGGAAGTCAAACGTGCGGTTATTAAAACTTATACTCTGTAACTTAACATTTTCCTTTATCATT from Elusimicrobiota bacterium includes:
- a CDS encoding PQQ-binding-like beta-propeller repeat protein, which translates into the protein AGDMVEAGLRREFDKYNDIARAFHPKIKVYGVPGNHDVTRGMGAIYFRERVGSTRHAVLYPPLPGKPRFLFLAVNNSLSNHGSGHFTRDELRWVEAQLLDADSKYPGINIIAAFHHPTRESGENAAGEGVNVDNSQVFLELMKKYNIRALIAGHSHNNSKYAGNDGIPTFSTTGVYKKPNGGGFVIANVYDNRIDFINKSPGVPPNDKPFITVSLTTPRYPKHVFIAPKNDDMLNSGCHIRTEFTPYHNVTVTKAEYQVDDGGFIRKSTYSLDSTDFWLPMEFKTEGNTTTADTTFDVTELLKSFDAKNLRDKSDPWYWVNGIHRVKVRYTTSDNKKWYYTTWPYFKVRQDWPSSAWRVDVGNDVQADLGYDPDGERVYVNPHGKLFLALDALTGKTLWQFDKSKYGGTVWEESSGTVFDDSTVYFGSYNGTVFALNKTDGVLKWYFTVPTDAANEPDAGYPVSPVSVFGTPVFDDYNLYFGAVDGYLYAVDKQKGQLRWRYQAAREKSGSGGEFSHKEIITKPLLMNNKLYFTNYAGYIHCVNAKDGTPGWPPTGAVQVVDTFYNAPSRGAVVGNPVENVVYCTGYAKGVYCYNASTGELIWTSGSYWGSLGGDIEHTKAYAKTAGNTLCAYTISGEQWFLQLGIKDTGSDLLRNEPLGINGIVYTGTMCTGSVIAVKDNQSSGKLLWQHRSGIGGVTSTPAVNNNEKVFVGTLDGHITALTGLLYQ